In Diaphorobacter ruginosibacter, the genomic stretch CTGCATGCCGGACGGGGCAGGGGATGCGGTTTGGGGAGGAGCAGTAGTTTCAGACATGGAAGACAGAGGGTTGGGTCAGGAAAGAAGAAGAGGGGTGCGCGGAAGGGAAGGCCTGGCCGCAAGGCCATGGCATTCGTCGGTGCCGGGTCGGGCCTCCGGCGCCTGGGCGGCAGCTCTCGGGCTGCCGCCGGTTGCGAGCGGAACGAGCGCCCGGTCAGGTGATGTGCGCCTCGCGCATCAGCCGCACGAAGGGTCGCTCGGTCACATAGAGCACCACCGCACCCACCAGACCGCCGACCACGGTCGTGCAGACGATGGCCAGCGCGAGGCCGTTGTCCAGATGCTTGAACGCATCGGACAGCACGCCGACCATCAACGGACCGATCACGCCGAAGGGCAGGCCCAGGATCGTGAGCACGGCGATGGTGCGCGAGCGCAGGTGGGGCGGCGCCGCGTCCTGCAGGACGTTGGGCACCGCGACGGCTCCACCGATCAGCGGCGTGACCAACAGGCCGAGAAGCATGAACGCCTGCGTGGAGGTGGTCACGAGCAGCAGCAGCATCGACAGCAGCGCTGCGATGACATTGCCCACCATGACCACGCGCACCGCGGCGGCGGGGCCGACGACGCGCTGCGCATAGCGCACGGCGAAGAAGCCCACGGCGCCGCCCACGATCGTGCCGCAGAGGATGGCGATGCCGATGCCCTGTCCCACCTCCGCGGGCGTGGAGCCGAAGGTGCGCACGGCAAGCACCGGGATCCAGCCCCCGAGCGAACTGAGGCCGATGCCCGCCAGCCCGGTGCCCAGGATCAGTCCGATGAAGGTGCGCCAGTGCGCGAGCATGTGTTCGCGGAAGGTGACCAGGTTCTCGTCCGGTTCGACCTTCGCGACTGCGCGCACGGCCTGCTCGGCCTTGCTGGTGCGCTGGGTCGAGCGGATCGACAGCACCAGCAGGGTCGCGGGAATGCCCACGAGTCCCATGAAGAAGAACGTCAGCCGCCAC encodes the following:
- a CDS encoding MFS transporter translates to MSAFKQEAAPVALSTNGKAPISAWYALAVLIMSTVLGGVDKLILNLQLEPIRISLSLTDTQIGLLQGAGLALFAGLATLPLGWLSDRYDRRVVLAACVVLWSAATGLRGTAETYGVLFIASIGLGVGEAGLTPITNSLIPDLFSRAQRVLANTVYALSTIFGAALGSILAGSIVKMMDDLRPVLPVSMQTLESWRLTFFFMGLVGIPATLLVLSIRSTQRTSKAEQAVRAVAKVEPDENLVTFREHMLAHWRTFIGLILGTGLAGIGLSSLGGWIPVLAVRTFGSTPAEVGQGIGIAILCGTIVGGAVGFFAVRYAQRVVGPAAAVRVVMVGNVIAALLSMLLLLVTTSTQAFMLLGLLVTPLIGGAVAVPNVLQDAAPPHLRSRTIAVLTILGLPFGVIGPLMVGVLSDAFKHLDNGLALAIVCTTVVGGLVGAVVLYVTERPFVRLMREAHIT